One Hordeum vulgare subsp. vulgare chromosome 4H, MorexV3_pseudomolecules_assembly, whole genome shotgun sequence DNA window includes the following coding sequences:
- the LOC123448790 gene encoding transcription factor MYB2-like: MDMAHERDSSSEEEVMAGDLRRGPWTVEEDILLVNYIAAHGEGRWNSLARSAGLKRTGKSCRLRWLNYLRPDLRRGSITPQEQLLILELHSRWGNRWSKIAQHLPGRTDNEIKNYWRTRVQKHAKQLKCDVNSQQFKDVMRYLWMPRLVERIQAASDAAAAHTPLSWQQHHDALYDSPELPVDACWPAELAAPITSSVAELSSTTTGTAGSSSPSTTDSGAGAQPGWPAAADGAEWFTTACDASSAAAAAAAMCDTDQLIQQQQSQLAGAWTSEPLPSLGFPELGVADLDMGSFDVDSIWSMDDLWYTQPQFV, encoded by the exons ATGGATATGGCGCACGAGAGGGACTCGAGCAGCGAGGAGGAGGTGATGGCCGGCGACCTCCGCCGCGGGCCGTGGACGGTGGAGGAGGACATCCTGCTCGTCAACTACATCGCCGCGCACGGCGAGGGCCGCTGGAACTCGCTCGCCCGATCAGCAG GTCTGAAGCGCACCGGCAAGAGCTGCCGGCTGAGGTGGCTCAACTACCTCCGCCCCGACCTCCGGCGCGGCAGCATCACTCCGCAGGAGCAgctgctcatcctcgagctgcACTCGCGGTGGGGCAACCGCTGGTCCAAGATCGCGCAGCACCTCCCGGGCCGCACCGACAACGAGATCAAGAACTACTGGCGCACGCGCGTGCAGAAGCACGCCAAGCAGCTCAAGTGCGACGTCAACAGCCAGCAGTTCAAGGACGTGATGCGCTACCTCTGGATGCCCCGCCTCGTCGAGCGCATCCAGGCCGCCTCCGACGCCGCCGCCGCTCACACGCCCTTGTCGTGGCAGCAGcaccacgacgctctctacgactcACCGGAACTCCCTGTCGACGCGTGCTGGCCAGCGGAGTTGGCCGCTCCCATCACCTCCTCGGTCGCGGAGCTGTCCAGCACTACTACCGGCACCGCCGGCTCTTCCTCGCCGTCCACCACGGACTCTGGCGCCGGCGCCCAGCCCGGCTGGCCTGCAGCGGCTGACGGTGCCGAGTGGTTCACCACCGCCTGCGAcgcctccagcgccgccgccgccgccgccgccatgtgcGACACGGACCAGCTGATCCAGCAGCAGCAGTCCCAGCTGGCTGGAGCGTGGACGTCCGAGCCACTGCCGAGCCTGGGGTTCCCCGAGCTGGGCGTCGCCGACTTGGACATGGGCAGCTTCGACGTCGACAGCATCTGGAGCATGGACGACTTGTGGTACACGCAGCCGCAGTTCGTGTGA